In a genomic window of Arcticibacter tournemirensis:
- the infB gene encoding translation initiation factor IF-2, with amino-acid sequence MSEGKSINLLKAAKELNIGLSTAVESLGKKGFKVDPKPNTKLTEEMYNALLKEYQGDKIVREEARQIVIGKIRRDDTQPLATERQEPRRNKDFEQDEILIKNTGSFEHHQSTEKAKSVSAPADEPAEGNTEEKQEENALPGVKIVGKIDLDSLNRRPHTEPKTEKTEEDKPETAPEPEVQQSKEPVAVPVPAPEPTPVEAPVPVQEVKPEPEPEKQPEVLPEPEPQKPEPQQPEPEVPSLPEPSPEIPKVEEKPEVVEQPKEEQPEKVEEAVEDDVIRARAQRLTGPNVIGKIDLSATQPQRRKDQPVASSSNAANDHKRKRKRKDAGQPGHGQHGGGQQGQGGQHTQGGNPQQQGGQQRTGQGTPVPPPHQGPRPDFRGGARNQGARPDFRGGNRHHAGARHDNTPKEEPTEKEIQDQIKATLARLSGAGKSGKFAQRAKFRRQKRDDVAHSAEEAALEQELQSKVLKVTEFVTANELANMMDVPVTQIISTCMSLGMFVSINQRLDAETLTIVADEFGYNVEFVKPEDEEASLEEHDEPEDLIPRAPIVTVMGHVDHGKTSLLDFVRKTNVIAGEAGGITQHIGAYEVKLEDGRKITFLDTPGHEAFTAMRARGAKITDIAIIVIAADDSVMPQTREAINHAQAAGVPIVFAFSKVDKPGANADRIREQLSAMNILVEDWGGKYQSQEISGKTGMNVDLLLEKVLLEAELLELKANPNKRATGTVIEAALDKGRGIVTTVLIQAGTLHVGDPILAGSYSGRVKALTNERGQRVDKAGPSTPVQVLGMSGAPTAGDKFNAMESEPQAREIANKRLQLQREQGLRSQKHITLDEIGRRLAIGNFRELNIIVKGDVDGSIEALSDSLLKLSTEQIQVNIIHKSVGQISESDVLLASASDAIIIGFQVRPSGGARKLAEQEAIDIRLYSIIYDAINEVKAAMEGMLAPEFEEKIVANVEIRETFKISKVGTIAGCMVLDGKINRNSKVRIIRDGVVVYTGELASLKRYKDDVKEVSAGYECGLNINNFNNIEVGDIVEAYENVEVKRKL; translated from the coding sequence ATGTCAGAAGGTAAAAGCATAAATTTACTAAAAGCAGCAAAGGAGCTGAATATTGGGTTGTCGACGGCCGTAGAGTCTTTGGGAAAGAAGGGCTTTAAGGTTGATCCTAAACCTAATACAAAGCTCACAGAAGAAATGTATAATGCTCTTTTGAAAGAGTATCAGGGTGACAAGATTGTACGTGAAGAAGCAAGACAGATTGTTATAGGGAAAATACGTCGTGACGACACCCAGCCTCTGGCAACCGAAAGACAAGAACCTCGTCGTAACAAAGACTTTGAACAGGATGAGATCCTGATAAAGAATACAGGATCTTTCGAACATCATCAGAGCACCGAAAAGGCTAAGTCCGTTTCTGCTCCTGCCGATGAGCCTGCCGAAGGTAATACAGAAGAAAAGCAGGAAGAAAATGCTCTTCCGGGAGTAAAAATAGTAGGGAAAATAGACCTCGACTCTCTTAACCGCAGGCCTCATACTGAACCGAAAACGGAGAAGACAGAGGAAGATAAGCCGGAGACTGCTCCTGAGCCAGAGGTACAGCAGAGCAAGGAGCCTGTTGCCGTTCCTGTTCCAGCTCCCGAACCAACCCCTGTTGAGGCACCCGTGCCTGTGCAGGAAGTAAAACCGGAGCCAGAACCTGAGAAGCAACCGGAAGTGTTGCCGGAGCCGGAACCTCAAAAACCCGAGCCCCAACAGCCGGAGCCGGAAGTGCCTTCTCTCCCAGAGCCCTCTCCCGAGATTCCGAAGGTTGAAGAAAAACCAGAGGTTGTGGAGCAACCTAAGGAGGAGCAGCCGGAAAAAGTAGAAGAAGCAGTGGAAGATGATGTAATACGTGCGAGAGCACAACGACTTACCGGTCCGAATGTAATTGGAAAGATAGATCTTTCTGCAACACAGCCGCAGCGACGTAAAGACCAGCCAGTGGCTTCTTCGTCTAATGCGGCCAATGATCATAAACGTAAAAGAAAACGTAAAGATGCCGGACAGCCGGGACATGGTCAGCATGGCGGTGGTCAGCAGGGACAAGGCGGCCAGCATACGCAGGGCGGAAACCCGCAACAACAGGGCGGACAGCAACGTACAGGTCAGGGTACGCCGGTACCGCCGCCACATCAGGGGCCACGTCCAGATTTCAGAGGCGGAGCTCGAAATCAAGGTGCCAGGCCAGATTTCCGCGGTGGAAACAGACATCATGCCGGAGCAAGGCATGACAATACTCCCAAAGAAGAACCAACAGAAAAGGAAATACAAGACCAGATCAAGGCCACTCTCGCACGCTTAAGCGGAGCTGGAAAATCAGGTAAATTTGCTCAACGGGCTAAGTTCAGACGTCAGAAACGCGACGACGTAGCTCATTCTGCAGAGGAGGCTGCACTTGAACAGGAACTTCAGTCTAAAGTACTGAAAGTAACAGAATTTGTTACGGCCAACGAACTGGCAAACATGATGGATGTTCCGGTAACACAGATCATATCCACATGTATGAGCCTCGGGATGTTTGTTTCAATCAACCAGCGTTTGGATGCTGAAACACTTACCATCGTTGCCGATGAGTTTGGTTATAATGTTGAATTCGTTAAACCCGAGGATGAAGAGGCAAGTCTTGAAGAACATGACGAGCCGGAAGATCTTATTCCACGTGCGCCAATTGTGACCGTTATGGGTCACGTTGACCATGGTAAAACATCGTTGCTCGACTTTGTAAGGAAAACGAATGTGATAGCCGGTGAAGCAGGTGGTATTACACAGCACATAGGTGCTTACGAGGTGAAACTCGAAGATGGCCGTAAGATCACCTTCCTGGATACACCTGGTCACGAGGCCTTTACTGCGATGCGTGCCCGCGGTGCCAAAATAACAGATATCGCCATCATCGTAATTGCGGCTGACGACAGTGTGATGCCTCAAACGCGTGAGGCGATAAATCACGCTCAGGCGGCCGGTGTCCCTATTGTTTTCGCCTTTAGTAAGGTGGATAAGCCGGGAGCCAATGCCGACAGGATTCGTGAGCAGTTGTCTGCTATGAATATCTTAGTCGAAGACTGGGGTGGTAAATATCAAAGTCAGGAAATATCCGGTAAAACGGGTATGAATGTCGACTTATTACTTGAGAAAGTATTGCTTGAAGCCGAATTACTCGAACTGAAAGCAAATCCTAATAAAAGAGCTACAGGAACTGTTATTGAAGCCGCCCTTGATAAAGGACGAGGTATCGTAACAACGGTTCTGATCCAGGCCGGAACATTACATGTCGGTGATCCAATCCTTGCTGGTAGTTATAGCGGCCGCGTTAAGGCGCTTACCAATGAGCGGGGACAGCGAGTTGATAAGGCTGGTCCTTCAACACCGGTGCAGGTGCTTGGTATGTCGGGCGCTCCGACGGCAGGCGATAAGTTTAATGCCATGGAAAGCGAACCACAAGCCCGCGAAATTGCGAACAAGCGTTTGCAGTTGCAGCGTGAGCAGGGTCTGCGTAGCCAGAAACATATCACTCTTGATGAAATCGGACGTCGTTTGGCAATTGGAAACTTCAGAGAACTGAACATCATTGTGAAAGGTGACGTGGATGGTTCTATCGAAGCGCTTTCAGATTCGTTGCTGAAGCTATCTACTGAGCAGATTCAGGTGAATATCATTCACAAATCTGTTGGGCAGATTTCTGAGTCAGACGTGTTGCTGGCTTCTGCTTCTGACGCCATCATCATCGGTTTCCAGGTAAGGCCATCGGGTGGAGCCCGTAAGCTGGCTGAGCAGGAAGCTATCGATATCCGCCTGTATTCTATCATCTACGATGCTATCAACGAAGTAAAAGCTGCTATGGAAGGTATGCTTGCCCCTGAGTTTGAAGAGAAGATTGTTGCTAACGTTGAAATTCGTGAGACCTTCAAGATTAGTAAAGTGGGTACTATCGCCGGATGTATGGTTCTTGACGGAAAGATCAACCGTAACAGCAAGGTGCGTATCATCCGCGACGGTGTGGTGGTTTATACCGGAGAGCTGGCTTCACTGAAACGATATAAGGATGATGTGAAAGAGGTTTCAGCAGGATATGAGTGTGGTTTGAATATCAATAACTTTAATAATATTGAGGTTGGTGATATTGTAGAGGCGTACGAGAATGTTGAAGTGAAGAGAAAGTTGTAA
- the rimP gene encoding ribosome assembly cofactor RimP, producing the protein MDIEQKVRELAEQKIADRPDLFVVDVKMHPNGKLIILVDGDKGVGISDCVAVSRHVGFHLEEENVIEHAYNLEVSSPGLDAPLKLRRQYEKNIDRTVEVKQAEGKKREGKLLLVAEDGITIEEKIKEKGKKAELVESFIPFSEITETKVLISFK; encoded by the coding sequence ATGGATATAGAGCAAAAGGTAAGAGAACTGGCAGAGCAGAAAATTGCCGACCGGCCCGACCTGTTTGTAGTTGATGTTAAGATGCATCCCAATGGGAAGCTGATCATCCTGGTGGATGGTGATAAGGGAGTTGGGATTAGTGATTGTGTGGCTGTGAGCCGTCATGTTGGGTTTCATCTTGAAGAAGAAAATGTGATCGAACATGCGTACAATCTGGAAGTATCTTCGCCGGGACTGGATGCTCCGCTGAAACTGAGAAGGCAGTACGAAAAGAATATAGACCGTACCGTTGAAGTGAAACAGGCAGAGGGCAAAAAGAGGGAAGGCAAACTTCTGCTGGTGGCAGAAGATGGTATAACAATAGAAGAAAAGATTAAGGAGAAAGGGAAGAAAGCTGAGCTTGTTGAAAGCTTTATTCCTTTCAGTGAGATAACAGAAACAAAGGTTTTAATTTCATTTAAATAA
- the nusA gene encoding transcription termination factor NusA: MSNINLIDSFQEFKEFKNIDRPTVISVLEEVFRSMIRKKYGTDENCDVIVNPDNGDLEIWRTRTVMEDGFSEDDDLEIELAEAHKIDPDLEVGDDFIEQITLESFGRRAILAARQTLVSKILELEKDEIFRKYKDRVGEIVTGEVYQVWKKETLVLDDEGNELLLPKTEQIPADYFKKGDTVRAVVLKVDMMNSNPKIIISRNAPEFLQRLFELEVPEIFDGLITIKKIVREPGERAKVAVESYDDRIDPVGACVGMKGSRIHGIVRELKNENIDVINFTNNVSLYIQRALSPAKITTIKLDDADKRAAVYLKPDQVSLAIGRGGHNIKLAGKLTGYEIDVYREAEEDDEDVDLEEFSDEIDGWIIDEFKRIGLDTAKSVLALSVDELVKRTDLEDSTVKEVMGILRAEFE; the protein is encoded by the coding sequence ATGAGCAATATAAATTTGATTGATTCCTTCCAGGAGTTCAAGGAATTCAAGAACATAGACCGTCCGACGGTGATTAGTGTGTTGGAAGAAGTATTTCGCAGTATGATCAGAAAGAAATACGGTACGGACGAAAATTGCGACGTGATTGTGAACCCTGATAATGGTGACCTTGAAATCTGGCGTACACGTACGGTGATGGAGGATGGTTTTTCTGAAGACGATGATCTCGAGATTGAACTGGCGGAAGCGCATAAGATTGATCCGGACCTGGAAGTGGGAGACGATTTTATAGAGCAGATAACATTAGAGAGTTTTGGTCGCCGTGCCATTCTGGCTGCACGTCAGACGCTGGTATCGAAGATCCTCGAACTGGAAAAAGATGAGATCTTTCGTAAATACAAGGATCGCGTAGGCGAAATCGTTACGGGTGAAGTATATCAGGTATGGAAGAAAGAAACACTGGTACTTGACGATGAAGGTAATGAGCTTCTTCTTCCTAAAACCGAGCAGATTCCGGCTGACTATTTCAAAAAGGGTGATACGGTAAGAGCGGTGGTGCTGAAGGTGGATATGATGAACAGTAATCCGAAGATCATTATCTCTCGTAATGCACCTGAGTTCCTGCAGCGTTTGTTTGAACTGGAAGTTCCGGAAATCTTCGACGGTTTGATTACGATCAAGAAGATTGTGCGCGAACCAGGCGAACGGGCTAAGGTAGCAGTTGAATCATATGATGACAGGATTGATCCGGTTGGAGCCTGTGTTGGTATGAAGGGATCACGTATTCATGGAATTGTACGCGAACTGAAAAATGAGAACATCGACGTGATTAATTTTACGAACAATGTATCACTTTATATACAGAGAGCGTTAAGTCCGGCAAAGATCACTACGATTAAACTGGATGATGCTGACAAGCGTGCCGCGGTGTATCTGAAACCTGATCAGGTTTCTCTGGCCATCGGACGTGGAGGGCATAATATCAAGCTTGCAGGTAAGCTCACAGGATATGAGATCGATGTTTACCGTGAGGCTGAAGAAGATGATGAGGATGTTGATCTGGAAGAATTTTCAGATGAGATCGACGGCTGGATCATCGATGAGTTCAAGCGTATTGGATTAGATACAGCAAAATCAGTTTTGGCACTATCTGTGGACGAACTGGTGAAACGTACCGATTTGGAAGATAGTACAGTTAAGGAAGTGATGGGAATATTGAGGGCAGAATTTGAATAA